The Helicoverpa armigera isolate CAAS_96S chromosome 18, ASM3070526v1, whole genome shotgun sequence genome has a window encoding:
- the LOC110375795 gene encoding uncharacterized protein LOC110375795 isoform X2 yields MSKTRGFWSYFLGSSKQLNQRTDWVINRYYAKKAKNDGCSRAFVDIPPDPDPICPEPCERQPKKKKGILHKIKLKVIEGGTNFGTPFRKIECKPAVCKQPKEPPKALPAPKKKVPPMPAPRPGVQVSVLGADTAIGQYVALLLKQCSCIKKLRLYEAKDSQGCTRDLCSVVQDLQHINTNCLVQAFSCACYELERCLQNTDIVLMLESGYLNVDMPFEKRFLYQAPIVKCYADAIANECPKAFIIVCATPIDCMVPLIAETLKETGWYDPKRLLGSLAVPEMRASTLAARALCLEPRYTRVPCVGGTEGDSLVPLFSKAVEYFDFAQHNAEMMTDAVRNAPAAVARSDGPCLRVGDLSEAHALAGLVTTVAHALLCHDIPRVTGFVETDLGQVISPAKFIASTVEIGGSGIIKNLGLPRMTETETTNVNLALHHLGYKRRMVKEWYSKYCSSSTRLDACQFQFFYPKSYGRFDDCAYATM; encoded by the exons ATGTCCAAGACTCGTGGATTCTGGTCGTACTTCCTAGGTTCATCAAAACAGTTGAACCAACGTACGGACTGGGTCATTAATAGGTATTATGCGAAGAAAGCGAAAAACGATGGCTGCAGTAGAGCGTTTGTAGACATCCCTCCCGATCCTGACCCGATATGCCCTGAACCTTGCGAGAGGCAACCCAAGAAGAAGAAGGGCATCTTACACAAGATCAAACTAAAGGTTATAGAGGGCGGCACCAACTTTGGCA CACCCTTTCGTAAGATCGAATGCAAACCGGCGGTGTGTAAACAACCAAAGGAACCCCCGAAGGCGCTACCGGCTCCGAAGAAGAAGGTACCTCCGATGCCGGCGCCTCGGCCGGGTGTCCAGGTATCAGTGCTTGGTGCCGACACTGCTATCGGGCAGTACGTCGCGTTGCTTTTGAAGCAGTGCTCCTGCATTAAGAA GTTACGTCTGTACGAGGCGAAGGACTCTCAAGGGTGCACGAGGGATCTTTGCTCGGTAGTCCAAGATCTTCAGCATATCAATACCAACTGCCTCGTACAAGCATTTAGCTGTGCTTGTTATGAACTCGAGCGGTGTTTACAG AACACAGATATAGTTCTAATGCTGGAAAGCGGCTACCTTAACGTGGACATGCCCTTCGAGAAGCGGTTCCTATACCAGGCGCCGATAGTGAAGTGTTATGCCGACGCCATCGCCAACGAGTGTCCTAAGGCGTTTATCATAGTGTGCGCCACGCCCATAGACTGTATGGTGCCTTTGATTGCTGAG ACGTTAAAAGAGACAGGCTGGTACGACCCGAAGAGGCTGCTGGGCTCACTGGCCGTGCCAGAGATGCGCGCGAGCACGCTAGCTGCGCGCGCGCTGTGTCTCGAGCCGCGGTACACTCGCGTGCCTTGCGTTGGGGGCACTGAAGGCGATTCCCTAGTACCCTTGTTCTCTAAGGCTGTTGAGTACTTCGATTTCGCTCAG CACAATGCCGAAATGATGACGGATGCGGTGAGGAATGCTCCGGCCGCGGTCGCCAGGAGCGATGGTCCTTGCTTGAGGGTGGGGGACCTCAGCGAGGCCCACGCTCTCGCCGGCCTAGTGACCACCGTAGCACATGCACTCCTCTGCCACGATATCCCACGAGTGACGGGTTTCGTCGAAACCGACCTTGGACAAGTCATTTCACCTGCCAA ATTCATCGCGAGCACTGTGGAAATTGGCGGCAGTGGCATCATTAAGAACCTTGGCCTACCTAGGATGACTGAAACGGAGACCACGAATGTGAATCTGGCTCTGCACCACTTGGGTTATAAACGAAGGATGGTGAAGGAGTGGTATAGTAAATACTGCAGTTCCTCGACAAGACTGGACGCCTGTCAATTCCAGTTCTTCTATCCTAAATCTTATGGGAGATTTGACGATTGTGCTTACGCGACTATGTGA